Below is a genomic region from Phalacrocorax carbo chromosome 10, bPhaCar2.1, whole genome shotgun sequence.
CTTGCTCTTTATTTGAAAAGTaataattaatgttttcattaaatttttttttttttcagcttgcagCTGTAAACCTAAACCTACTATAGTAGGTGGATTAAGTTTTAACAAAGTGAATTGAAACCTCATAACCAAAGctggtttcttcttttcataGGTTCATCCTTGCTTGTCTCTGCAAGGCACGGTCAACAAAGACGAAAAAGCGAAAGAGAAACAGCAAGGTAGGGCTGCCTGCAGAGTTTTAATTCAGATCTACTTTTCAGTATATGTATTCCTTGGGAGAAAGGGGAGGCTTGATTATCTGTCTTTACAAAATTGACATTTTAGGTTAGTTTTGCCTTTAATACTAAATAATACTGGGTTACTTCCACTAGTACCACACGAGAGTGTGTTTTCATAGTCTCAGCTACACTTAACGTGTCTGATTTTCAATGTTCATTTAAATGGTTTGTGTGGCCTAAACTTATTACTGTAACGCACAGGGAGCCGTGAGGTCAAGCTGTCTGTTCCAGGGGCATATCAGAAGCAGTTGTGTATTCCTTGGAGACCAGACAATGAGAAGGATAATGGAATCTCATTTGTCTTTCATGTGGATAAAGAAATGTGTCCAGAACTGCAAGTGGAGCTGCAGCAAACCATATCTGTCCTACAGGTAAGCATCTGTGCCAACTCCTACAAAGTTAACAGCCCACTTTCGAATAAATCCATTCTGAAACCACCAGTGCCTTTTGTCCATGAAAATGTCCTTAAATATAAATTGAATGACCTTAATTTGATCAGAAGGCAGTCAGGGACTTTTCTAGCTGTTCCAGGATGTCAGTTTTGGGTATATTATTCAGGTATGTGTGGATATCAAAAGACTGCATTGGAAGCAAGTTTCTTGTGGAGTACTATATCTATGTGGTGCTAGGAACCATCTAATATTAAGGTTACTCATTACTTCCAGGTTTACCTTTTTGATCAAACTTAACTCTGTAATGTTGTAACTGCTCAGATCAAAAATTTCTAGGGTACAAGCTAGTCTTGAATAGATTTTTCTGGTTATGTATTAGGAATTTATAGGCagagagagatttttttccctatcgTTGCTTTTTACACactactatttttttattaaaaaacgGAATAAAAATGTTAGACTTTCCTAGCAACTTTGACATTGGGTAAGGAGGTGAATTTGTCTTAAAATTACACCCTccccaatattttaaaatctgttcaaacttagggattaaaaaaatgtgaatctGCACATGCTTGCTACATGAAGGCATCTTTACTTTCAGCTGTTGAGATACTGTATAGCAAGTCTTTCCTACTAGAAACTTGTAGAGCACATTGCTCTTATGGAGGCTTATTTAGCTTTGTCTGTCACTTCACAGTTCCTACAAGCACCCATGCAGTTTGTGTCCCATAGGGGTGACTAAATATTTGTTGTGATGGCTGCTCTCAGAATAGCCAGAAACCAAAAATGAGAGCAAGGAAGCAATTTATTCTGTGATATTATTAATTCCCACAAGCAGTTACGCAGCACGAATGCGGATGGTTACCTTGATTACTCTAGAGATAGCTATGAAGAGAATACAAAAAGGAATATGGAAGAATAGGTTTGCAATGAAATTGATTGGGCGGTAAACATGAGCTGAAGAGAGACACCTGGACTTTAGTCAAAAACTCAGAGCCAGGCAAGCAAAAACATGGTAGAAGTCAACCATGGAGATTGGCCCACATGGTAAACATCAACCAAACCACTCCTGGTAGCTAGAACAACGTACTCCTATAGGAGCTGGCGTAGGGCTCAAAGCTATCCAGTCTGATCTTTTCTGTCTTGTCGGAGGTAGGAGAGTGCCAGGAACATGGTAATGTTGCTTGCTTAGAGGGACATTTGACTCAGGACAGCTGTTTCTGGTCAGAAGACATCTGTGAAATCTATGGGTAGTTCCTTGTCTGTCTTCAGTTCTTGCTGAGAAGGGTGACAACCTGTTTCTTTAAGGTGCTACCTCTTCCCAAGGGTTGAGGCCTGCAGTGGGTGTAAAGGCTCCAGCCCACCTGGTAAGCTGTGTAGGTTTGAGTTGTGGCCCTGTGATATGAGGGGTTTTAAAATATGCCTCTCTTAAATTTAAGAATCTCTGCACAGCTGTATTAAGAGAGCTTGCTACTTGCTAATCCCACATGGGAGAAAACTCAAAGATTTCTTGGCAAACTTTAATTTGATCTGCTTGTAAAGGTGATTATGTTTTTAATTGTGTGCTCCCATTTGTCCCTAAGGCCCTTACCTTACTTCCtgttttgtggtattttttcctgtgtgtctAATGCTTTTGCCTCATTGGTATCTTTTCCAAATCCTGCTTTGAAGACAGAATGCAAGTTTGCTTGTGACATGTCAGAACAGAACTATTTTGGGGGGAAATTTTCTATTTGGAGATGAAGATTTTTTGCTTGTGGCAGAcagctataaaaaagaaaggaagctaTTTTAGTGACAGAAATAATCCCAGCAAAGATCTGTCAAGCAGAGAACAGGATGATCTTGAAAAACCTTAGACTTTTGGTAAAGATTTAGTTATAAATATCTTAAAGATTGTTTGCTGTTTTGACATATGAAAGTCATATCTTTAACTTTTCTGGAGACCTCtactaacattttatttttttattaggaTGGTATGAATCCTGATATTGAAAAGCACACTACAGTTCTAGGACTGGGGACTGTACCAGTTAATTCCCTTCCTATTGGACAAAAAGTTGACAGAATTGTTTCTCTGGGAGAGGTAATGTCAACATTTTGCACTTGTTTTAACGTTCTTGAGATAATGTTTTCCCCCATTGCCTATAGACATTTGGAAAGTTAAGCTGCACATGATTCTTAGGAGTGCTGTTTTCTTGGATGTCTAGAATGAAATACTGAGATTACTCAGTGCAAttgttctgaaaatgttttcatggtTGGGTCttgcaaaataaatgtcaaCTTCATCactttccaaagcaaaaatctgttaaggtatgaaagaaaaatatcggaggggaagaaaagcaagaagcttgcagaagaagtaatttttttccctctgctctctgACTACATGTTTTTGTTCTCTGTGGAGACTATTGAAATGTCTGAAACAGGTGCAAGGACGTTCCAGAGGTGTAGTTTTGTGGGCGAGAATGTTGTTCTAGTTAGTATCTAGTGACCCTGTTGATGTCATAACCTCTAGTTCCACCTGTGTAGTTGCTATCAGTTGTGATATGTGTTCTCTCTTTTCACAGGGACAAAGTTTGGATATGAGTTTGAAAACTGAAGAGAGGTGAGTGGGAACCTCAGAGACTTCTAAAAATCAAGAAAGACCTTTATTCTCATAGTGAAGGAGCTGAGTGACTCTCCCCGCTGTTCTGGGGAGATCTGTTGTCTCTATTGAATTCTTGGGatagattaaagaaaaatatgtttggttatttttcttctgaaggctGTGACTCTTAATTTTACAGATACTATATATTGGATTGGTGTCAGTCCTGCTGAACTCTGAAAAATTTTGTGTTCCTAATACTTAAATGTAAAATAGCTGATGGTGTAAACATTAAGTAGCTTTGTTAGGTACAGATAGTTCCCAGAATGTGTGCAGTACTGTGTGGACAAATAGGAAAGGACATCTTGGTGTGTGAAGAGCTTGAAGTATAAAATAGAGGAAGGGTGGAAGAGAGGAGtgataaggaaagaaaaacacacataACCAAGCAGTTGGCTAGTAAGTTGATGGGGTTATTGGGTATATAGTAATTAACTGAAGATCCTACTCCCCTTTTACAAATTCCTAGCACATTTATTGGTATTCTGCTGTCCCCTTCTGTCTCTTAAGTTCagaaacttctgttttaaaattgctCTTCCAATCATTTCTCCATCTATGTCAACACAGTAATCTCAGTTGCTCATTATACAATCTTCTTCATCTACTGAGAATCTTTTCTTCCATTGTGAAATACCTGAAACTTAAATCTGAATACTTTTTTGACACAAGCTTTGTATTCAGATATTAAGGGAGAAAGACAATAGGgagaagtttaatttttaattccaaaagCTGTTGTTACAGAATAGCTGGTGCATAAACATACACTAAAACTTCATTTAAGAGTTTAATCCAGTGATTCAGATCAGCACCTAAATTGTGTGTTCACAGAAGTTGCTTTTCCCTGGTAATTACAAATCCTCCAAAATTTTAGGTATTTTTGTTCTAATTTCTATTTCAGACCTTGGGATCTTGATATACGTCTGGGTTTTGACCTCTGTAAGGAGGAGAGAGAATTTttggacaaaaggaagaaaatagtttcTGAAGCACTGTGGAAGACTCTTCACTTAAAGGAATCCCCTCCAAAAGATGAGGTATTGAGCATGATGCTGTAATGAGATATGTAAAATCCTTTGTGCTTGTTTGGTAATTATGTATTATAGGATTCTTTGTCCATAACCAACAGAAAACATGGTTTGCATTCACCATGGTGTGAGAGAGATCCCTGTgatgtttcagttttaaagtctcaaatgttatttctaatatttttgagggggggtgtgtgtgttttggaaCACAAAAAGTTGAAATTTCAGAACGTATGTACTTTCTTTAGTTGAACTCTTGTATCTTGGGCTTTGAGCTCTGAATTGTGATTGGAAAGTCTGTGTCAGAATGGTTAAGTTGAAGCTCAGACCACAGGAGCAGCTTCCTAATTGCTGATTTGAGGACACTTATATCTAGGTAGTGCGATACCTTGCTCTGTGATCTTTGAGTGCTGTTATAAGAATGatggctttttttgttcttatgtGTATATTGTATAGAATGCAAGTAAATGTGTTATAATATACATAACAGTTTCAGCAAGTTACTGTCCCTAAGATGACACTGCTGTTTTATAGTaaacaatgtattttaattacaaagaaaagaagggagTTCTGGTTGAAATCAAACTTGAAATTACTTGAAATGTAAATAGAAATTTTATCTCTTATTCTCATAAGAATGAGACCTAAATGGGATTGGTTCTGTAATTTATTGGCAGTGTCTGTCATTGACTCCTGAGTTTGCTGTCTGCAGGTTCCAGTCGTAGCGGTACTGGGGTCTGGAGGTGGGATGAGAGCGCTGACATCGTTCTATGGTAGTCTTGCTGGGCTTCAGCAGCTGGGCCTTTTGGATGCTGCAATATATCTGTGTGGGATTTCTGGCTCTACTTGGTAAGTTACATGCAGTGTTGATTCCAGAAACTTATACTTGAATGTGGTAGTGTTGATGCAAAATAAGGCCAAAACTGCATTTGTGCCATCTGTAGACAGACAAGGAAGTCAAATGTTGTATCAGTTCTCACCTGTTAGTTCTGATGGGGATCCTAATGAGTCTGAGATTCATTATTGCTTCTAACCTATACAGCTACTGGCTAAATTTATGGATCTGCTGCTTTAGCAAGCCTGGCAGTTGAATATTAGAACATATTTCATGAATAAAACAGCTGTGTTCCCTCAGAGCCCTGACTACAAAAAATTTCCCCGTTTTCTTGCTCTTGCCAAGAGGGTAACTGAGGTGGTGCAAGTCGCTGGAAACATGTCCACGTGGGCTCCTGTACTGTGGCCTGGCAAAATTGCACATGCATCTGAATACAGGAACTGCTCCAGTCCACCAGAAGGCAAGCAGGTGCTATGTGCTGAAATGTTAGACGTGGCTAGTACGTTTCAGTAGCTCAGTTTTTGAAGTTTGTGGCGAAATCATCCCTCATAAGTACACATTGTTTTCGTGGTTTCACTGAGGAGTTGTGCAACCTGGCAGTATAATTCTCCCTTCCAGAGCTTTGTGTGTTGAATGAACTTCTATGTACCTACTATTCTTCCAGTAACCGTGTGATCTGGCCTGCCCCTTTTTATTCAGAGACAGACTTTCAAACAAATGTAGGCGTCTGTTCACGTGGATAGCCAGTAGTCCAAACTAGTTTTTTGTTTAATCAGACCTATGTTCTAATGAAGGCTATGGCCTCTATTGCTGTATGCAGCAGTACCCTTGCTGTCAGCCAGTCTCTGAGGGTTactacaccagaaggctgtgctgccatccaatgagacctgggcaggctggagagctgggccgaggggaacctgatgaaattcaacaaaagcaagcgcaaggtcctgcccctgggggggAACTAGGTTAgaggctgaactactggaaagcggctctgttgagaaggacctgggagtgctggtggacaagcagctgaccatgagccagcaacgtgcccttgtggccaagaaggccaatggtatcctgggctgcattaaaaggagtgtggccagcaggtcgagagaggttatcctccccctctgctctgccctagagagaccacatttggagtcctgtgtccaatTTTGGGCCCCCctgtttaagaaggatgtggaactccttgagcaagtccagcagagagctactgagatgatcaggggactggagcatctgccatatgaggaaaggctgagaggcttgggtttgtttagcctggagaagagaagactgagggggaacttcataaatacctataaatatctaaagggtgggtgtcaggatgatgggactaggctcttttcagtggtgcccaatgacgggacaaggggcaatgggcacaagctggaacataggaagttccacctcaagATGAGAAAGCACTTCTTCATTGTGAAGGTGACAGAGCagaggcacaggctgcccagagaggctgtggagtctccttccctggagacatatAAAACCtacctggacgtgttcctgtgccccctgctctgggtgtgcctgctctcaagcaggggggttggatgaggtgatctccagaggtcccttccaacccctaccattctgtgattctgttatgGCCTGGAGTTAACTCCTATTCATGAACTGGTTCATGTGTGCTAGCACATGATGCTTGGAACATCCTTGAAAGGTAGGTTAGCAATCAGGATGAAGTTGTCCAGTAAGTGTCAGGGTTTTCATCATGTTTTAGAGTTCAGAGATGCATTATGATGATGTCTTCTTCTCTTCATGATGTTTTATCTTTTAGCTGGACTTCTCAAACTTCTTGTTCAGTGCTGCAGCACTAATTATAACTAGCTAAAATTATTGTTTACGTGAGGGTCACTATTACTGATGACATTAATATAACCATTTTCAGGTGTTTATCGACATTGTATCAAGACCCTGAGTGGTCACGGAAAGACCTTCAAGATGCAATCAGAAGAGCTcagagtactgtgtccagcagcaaagcaggggCATTTTCCCCAGAACGACTGAAATACTATTTCCAGGAGCTGAATGCAATGGAGATTAGTGGAAGGAAAGTTTCCTTTACAGATTTATGGGGCCTTATTGTGGAATATTTCCTACAACAGAAGGTAAGAGTTCACGTTTGGATGTGTCCTGCTGTTTGTCTTCCAGGTTGGAGCCCTGGCCATGCATGTGTGTTGTGTCAAGAAACCAGTTACTCTCTACCTTTTGTGAGCTGTTATGGAATATATGGTGTTGTGGAATAAACATAAGGAGTTCTCATCTCCTTCTGCCCCGGGTTTCCCAGCACCTtcttcagtaaagaattttgaaataatgtatATTGGTGCTATAGAAAAATGGAGTGTTTATTTGGAATGACTGTTATTAAATGAAGAGTTTTTGTATTGGGCAGGGTAAGCCTGAGAGAATGATGTTGGTTTTGCAAAATGATGTTACTGTGCAGTATTTGCTGTGCTAATTGTAACCAGAAATCAGAGGAGTAAGTAGTTTATTAATAACACCAGACTCTCTAAATATGCAACTGTAGGAATATTCTGGCAAAATCTAACCATGTGCATGgtcagcaggaggaaaagggatTTTGAATTAGTAGTATTGTTAGTCAGAGATGTTAAGCAACAGCTTCAAGTTATCAGAGTATGGGTACAGAACTTACCTGACTAAAGTGTGCTTCTCCTTCATTGCTTGTGACCAGGAAGATCCATCAAAGCTGTCTGATCAACAAGAAGCAGTGAAATGGGCCCAGAACCCCTATCCTATCTATGCAGCTGTCAATGTGAGACCCAATATTAGCAGTGATGACTTTGCAGGTATGAACAtggcaaatttatttttgtttgctaaaATCAATTAATTCCTTTCACCTATCTAGTTCCTTAGGTAGTGAGTAGCTGGCAACAGGAAATGTGGCTCAAGCAGCAGTTTGCAGTGCAAGAGGTGCAATAGGATACTGATCGGCAGTGTTATCCTGATCGCAAATATCTTCTTCATGGCTGTAATAGAGAAATTAGATTCAAATCTGCTGTCCACTCCACGTGTTTTGCTAGAAAGTGCCTGAAATTTTCAGGAGCTGAGAGGGAAGATATGTATAATACACGAGTCTGTGTCTGAATTGGAGAACTGAAGTCCTTGGTGATTAGGTGACCTTCTTTCTTTTACAGTCTCAGGTAATTAATTTGTATAGGTTTAATGTAAAATGATGGATTGGCAACCTTGTAGCATGCATCATCAAAACTGTGGTATTTAGCAGCCTGGGTTCTTGCTGgttataaaaatacagtagaaaatGAAGGCCAGTCCTATTCCAGGTCACCTGAAACTTTAAATATGTTGCAACAAGTGAGGATAGACACAATGAGACATGAACACCAAAGGTTGTGTCCTTTTGTGTATCACTATgagacttttttgtttgttttttgttcttgagtgtgtgtgtatgacaATGAATTtgatttgtaaatatttgtggAAAGCTTTCAAGCATGAGGGGACACTTTGATATGCAGACAGTGAAGTCTTGACACAGTGGGTTAACTGAGCTTTCAAGTCAGTACTGTAATAGTTGCTGAGAGATGGTTAGTagtgtgaagaaaggctgagaagtGAAGTAGCTTCTATTTGTGATACGAAAGGTTTGCCATCAGACTGGTTTGAAGTGGAAGGAAAATAGGCAAGTTATTTCTGCAGTAACAAAAGCAAGACGGAGAAAATGAGATTTGATTCCacctgcctcccccccccccccccccccccccaagctaGGGAAAAAGGAGGTTGTATTTAGTCAATATTTAGTCAGTGAAAGCCTGTTCAAGAGTTTTTATTAATCATGTGTAAGATAGAGGCTTACTGAGAAGAGTGGCAGGGAAATCCATACTGATGGTGAAAGAAGTGGAGGGAGACTCCAGAACGGAGTCTTCCTTAAGTGAAAATACTAATTTGATTTCTGTTCACACATTTATTCTGACACGAGTAAATATCCTATTGGCTTGTTCTTAGAATGGTGTGAGTTCACTCCCTATGAAGTTGGATTTCGCAAATACGGAGCTTTTGTCCGAACAGAGGACTTCGACAGTGAGTTCTTCATGGGACGGCTTGTCCAGAAACGTCCAGAGCCTAGGATTTGTTTTCTACAAGGTGTGGGTCTTACAATAATGAATAAAACGGGGAGATGGAAAGGAGCTGTGCAGCTTTTGGGACTCATCAACTTAAACCCATGCCTTTTTGTCCCTTCCTAAAGTATTtcaagaagggaaaaatgtcAAATCTTCTGCCGAAGTTTTAGATGTAGGTTCATAGTGTATTACAGTCTGATGTCCTGAGTCTGCAAGAAGACTCTATTATGAGCTGCCTGTCAAAATTCTGCTTTAGGTCTTCCTGTTCTCTTGCCAGCTTGCTGATAGAAGGGCTTTTCTCTTGGAGGAGTTTCTGCATTGTATTATTACGTCAAAATTTTTGTTACATGATTAACTCAAAGGTTTAAACTCAAACAGCACCTGTTAGAACAGTAGGGGTCAAGTGGCAGCCCTCTCTCATGACAAACGTCAGCTGAATTATAGGCCTTTTCATTACACTGTGAAAAGCCTTTTGAGTATTAAATTCTTCCATATTTCTCCTGCAGGAATGTGGGGCAGTGCTTTTGCTGCAAGCCTGGATGATATCTGCCTGAAGGTGGTTGGTATAGGACTGGGCTTTCTAGATTCTTTCAAAGATGTTATCAAAATTGTAGGTAAGAACATACATTAAAATAGTAGGATTTTTCGAAAGATTCCTGGTTTTTGGAATGGGAATCGAAAATGTGCTGTGTGTAGTTTTCAAGACTAGCATAATGGATACTTTTGGACAAATCTGTTGCCCTGTGCATTATTCCCTCCCATCGCATGTATAGTTAAGAGTGTAATTACAGTTTTTCAGTCcactgtctcttcctcctttttttttaaattttgtgtttgACTTTGACTATAAATTTGGGCTAGTTCTGGAAGctgttttaaatgcatattACAGTGCAGGGGTCTTAATCATGAGAATAGGAAGAATAGAAGCTGGACTGCTAAGGAGGAGGTGGAAAATAGGTTGTCAGTTTCCTCCTTGGCCTGATTTTTGTAGTCTCGGATAATCTGGTTGTATGTTTATGCATTGTTCTCCATTGGTACAGTGCCTCCCTAGCAGTGAAAAGGAAGCGTATTAAAGGCTGAGACTTGCTCAGGTTTATAGTTACAGCCTTATAGTAAGTAGCGGGgggagaggtttttttcttctacgTTTTTGCAGTCCtagttccccccacccctgctttTGTTGTAACTATAAATGCTACTGTGTGTGGATGACTGTCTTATGTGGCAGAAGTGGTCATCACTAGGTAACAAGGCTTTCTTTGTGTGGGTTTGAAATGAAAGCGGACAATTTATAAGTAATGCTATTCCCGTTAAACGGGGCAGGTAAATTATCCAACTATAGAATATGTAGCTCATTTAAATTTCAttgcaatacttttttttattagaggACAAATTCAGCCTTAGGAAAGCTGGTTAAATATTGTAGAAAAAAGTCTGATTGAAATGTTGGAGCTGGACAAGCATTTTCTGTGTGCTCTGCATCCTTCTGTGGCTTCTGCAGATGACTGCCGAAGATTCCATTTCCGAGATCCAACACGACTGAAGACTCGCTTGGTTATACCTGGGGGCCCCTTGTTACAAGTTTTTCAGGACTTCTTCAAGTCCCGGGTCACATGTGGAGAAACCTTCAACTTCATGCAGGGATTGTATCTTCATAGAGATTATGTTAACATCAAGAAATTTGTGGCTTGGAGAGGTAAATGAGTCTGTATGTATCTGGGATATAAAGTAGTGTGTTAATATTCTGTAACAGTCCATGTTACAGAACATAAGTGAGCTTGACTTCGGTCCTCTGAAATCAAGGGGTTTACCCCTTCTTTCACCATGGCAAAAAATTTGATCCGCTGTGTATGCTCTGTCATATGAGGCAAGCTTATCATCAGATTTTGCAGGTCAATCTCAGATGAATGTGCATGTTGGaatgtcttttcttcttcttataGTTACTTGGAGTGTCTTCTAGGCACTCATCTGGATGCGTTTCCCAACCGACTGACCCCCATGGAAGAGAGCTTGTATTTAGTGGATGGTGGCTTTTCTATcaactctccctttcctttggtACTTCAGCCAGAGAGGGATGTGGATGTTATCTTGTCATTCAATTTTTCCTGGGAAGCTCCATTTGAGGTAAGGGACGTAACTGAGCATTATTACATGGAGATGGAAGCACAGAATCATATTTACAGTGGCAGCAGATCAGTTCGTGTTGAATACAAACACTAATGAAAGAgtgcattaaaataaatccttaCCTCTTCCAAATATTATTGtacatttttttactgtgaatgTCATGAAGAGATGGAAAGTGACAACTGTAATAAGATTCACAATGTTTCAGAAGCCTGAATAGATTATTACCTAAAATAAGAGTATTTGCTGAGCTTATATAATACTTGTTGCTTAGATTTATGCTTCTAATAGAAAAGTGTCTGTTGGTGATTTTCTTCATGCAAACAAGTTATTTTCTGTATATACAAGTGTTTAAGCTTGGAAAAGTCAAGATGAATATATTTAGAgtaacaaaacataaaaagttTCAGCTGCAAACTGTCGATGTGCGGTAGCAATTCTCAGTTCTGCTCTTCATTATTCTTCTGTATCACCAGCCAGAGAAATGGTTTCTGCCAATCTGAAGTTGAATTTCTGTCACTTTTTGTGAAAGTCCCTCTCCCTTTGAGGATTGTAGTTAGATGATCTTGGAGCTGTTGCTGGTATTCTattggaagtattttttttttttctttgacaacAGGTTTTAGAGCTGACTCAGAAATACTGTGAGGAGCGGGAAATTCCTTTTCCAAAAATCAAATTGAGTGAAGATGATGAAAAGAAGCCAAAAGAGTGTTACATGTTTGTGGATGATGATAATCCAAAGGCTCCAATTGTGCTCCATTTCCCATTGGTGAATGATACCTTCCAGAAATACAAAGCTCCAGGTAAGGAAGCTGTATCTTAGAGCTATTTTTACAATCCTTTGGGTGTGTTGGCAGGGAAAATTCAGTGGGGTCAGTGTCCCTCCTTTCATTCTTCTTGGTATTACCctgtaattattaaattgttacTTTCACTTAAGGTGGAATCagctttcactgcttttttggAAGGGAGAGTGGGAAAAGagcctgacaaaaaaaaaaatctaaaggctgaaagaatcaaaatcaggcaatatttttgcttctttctgaaCGTTTCTGCCCTGATACCTGATGTTGTTACTTCTAGTTACTCTGAATATATAGGAAAGTACTATAAATCAGATTAAATAATAAGTTCATTTGTTTATTCGATATGAATAAACCACTAAGCAGCGAAGTGTTGGGGACCGATCCGTATGTCAGATCATGTAACTCAGTGCTAAGTGGCCTGTGCCCTTGTAGTGTAAGGTCAAGTGATAAATGATCCTTGCTTCATTGAGGTGGGCCTTAGTCTATATTCATCACCATAAGTCTATCAAATAAGAGCACTGGGATGAAACGTAGAGCTATAACTTTAAGAAGAGACAGACAAAATTCAATGTCCTATTTCTCCCAGCTGGCAGGAAACAGCAACCTGAAGAAAACCTTTGGAatacatagaaaaaaatgtgcacAGCTGACGCAGGCAAGGGAGATCTAAGGCACTCTGTTAATGCTATCTCTATTAATACTATAATGATTGTCAGGCCCTGGCTGTGTTTCCTCATCAACGATGAAGAGTTTCAAAGTGTTGGGCTTTGAATATGGCTCAAGACTGCTATTTCTATAATAGCAACAAGTGAAAGTGTTTTTAGCAGATTACTTTCACgttcatttttcaaaattagtaTTTAAATTTAAGCAAGTGGTAGGGTGCTAAAACTCAGGGTGTTAGTGTCTCTTATTGTAGTGTAGAACAGCACTTCCAGGAAGAGTTGAGCTTCGTATTTCCTATTTTGAGAATGTTTAGTGCATC
It encodes:
- the PLA2G4F gene encoding cytosolic phospholipase A2 zeta: MFHEVLRSPLPPRALPFLAAVLFQRKERKETGFYHWRWEKHPHYNLTVKVLRARNIKGTDLLSKADCYVELKLPTASPVVSRTQVVDNSDNPEWNETFQYRIHSAVKNILELTLYDKDVLISDELTSIVFDVGGMKPGQPLLRTFRLNPEANEELDVEFYLEKCSDAPTEVLTNGVLVVHPCLSLQGTVNKDEKAKEKQQGSREVKLSVPGAYQKQLCIPWRPDNEKDNGISFVFHVDKEMCPELQVELQQTISVLQDGMNPDIEKHTTVLGLGTVPVNSLPIGQKVDRIVSLGEGQSLDMSLKTEERPWDLDIRLGFDLCKEEREFLDKRKKIVSEALWKTLHLKESPPKDEVPVVAVLGSGGGMRALTSFYGSLAGLQQLGLLDAAIYLCGISGSTWCLSTLYQDPEWSRKDLQDAIRRAQSTVSSSKAGAFSPERLKYYFQELNAMEISGRKVSFTDLWGLIVEYFLQQKEDPSKLSDQQEAVKWAQNPYPIYAAVNVRPNISSDDFAEWCEFTPYEVGFRKYGAFVRTEDFDSEFFMGRLVQKRPEPRICFLQGMWGSAFAASLDDICLKVVGIGLGFLDSFKDVIKIVDDCRRFHFRDPTRLKTRLVIPGGPLLQVFQDFFKSRVTCGETFNFMQGLYLHRDYVNIKKFVAWRGTHLDAFPNRLTPMEESLYLVDGGFSINSPFPLVLQPERDVDVILSFNFSWEAPFEVLELTQKYCEEREIPFPKIKLSEDDEKKPKECYMFVDDDNPKAPIVLHFPLVNDTFQKYKAPGVKRESEDDKSFGDFIIGAKDSPYRTLNFTFEPYDFSRLVEVNRYNVLNSKDTLFKTLNLALQRRKLKKVINTSHT